The nucleotide window tttcattattcttttggccaaatttcatatacacaaatgtaaatttacaaacaaaaaaacacattcttaccctacaaaaagaaattgaactgtattttaagttaaatactaagtgtatgtatggtccttgtgtaattgtaatgtgatattgtaccccctagctcgattgtccattgtatataatctatatatacttgtgttccctcatgtactttctgtattgatttgttgttaaaaaaattaaaaaatattttttatttattttatttaaaaaatatatatatataataaaaaaattaaaaagtttGTTAACGATTCCtttaatttgttcagagcactttgaatagcgggtagatagaatgcaagaatgcttctttttgcgagactgaccttgaaaaaggtcatgttttgaattttctcaatggcagtattaatctgaccattttgtaccccctctccttgaaTTTTCTTTGCCATTTGTAAATCCACTCACGACTCGTAGCTGTATAGTccgtttgtttgtgttgttggtcttggctagcttaatgttctggggcctgttgcacaaaagtagaattaagacatccgggataaatgactcagctgagctcaatgaagccaaaacatgtgcgtccaggcttaattggttgcacaaagaccaagccaggatgagcagacacggattcattaagccaggtgaaaccaatcctggataggtgcgcgctcacggctcactcaaatagaccccgccacagatcacagattaactgatttaccatggcaactagagccgcgtacttttccccgtcggaagcacaaatcctcatggaggcatacgaggaggtaaaagatataattaagaagaaaggcaacaccgccacagtgataaagcaaagagaaaaagcgtggcaaagtattgcagaccgcctgaatgcgtaagtagtgcacaattacacactcaccgctccgctgaaacatcacaattacaattcaaatatttaattcacatctccaaaaatgcagttgtactgtaattatgaaacggttaaatttttaattgaaatgcactgcagatatgagtgaaattgtgtaaagtaactccatcacactgtataaagctatgataaattttttgatatttttactgaaaacaagacaaaaataccaagtaattttttgcagtgtgactccattaaatgtgtgtgtgtgtgtgtgtgtgtgtgtagattaaacatgaacgggccaaaacggacatggcagcaggtcaaaatcaaatacaagaacattctgcagaatggtatggtccctgactaatatttaacaaagcacaagcatatattgtacccagaaggtgcctgctcacacattgtctgtactgttttagcagtgaaaaagaatacccacagacaaggcacgggtggtgggtcaccaaaggctgaccttaccccagcagaggacatggccttggagctaaataaaggcaggcccgtcttagaggggatccctggggggaaagagacgagcataggttcctcccaagatgccacccgcttcattcaaggtatgtccttccatctctacatgggatacaaccacattcatattgaatcaatttggactgtctgactttggtttacctattgccttgcagtgtctggcagcactgtgttcctgttagagccaccagcacaagcaccagacgatgctgatccagtgagtactccatcaaaggcatactgtaggcctggcatgtcttgtctactagcttcaatatgaatccgattaaatgtgatagggtgaaggccccagtgcagcagcaacagcacatgatggagacgatgatgaggaggagaccatctctctggattccagaaggcatgaggtatcatgttaagactgtgaaagtactatttactctacaatggtgaggagtcctcatcaaaatcaaaaaatctaatttcttttacaggacccagatgctatacagtgggaaaaccagcctggcaacatagtgcgtattaataaaaggacaccacatcctgccaaattccagctgcgctaattgtattgtgttcacagagctcacaagctatcagaaagttgtatggcaaccacctccggcgccaaatagacctggcagacatagacattcagtacaagaagaaaaagatggaaaatcttgcactggagtccgaaataaaaaagaggacaattaggaaactggaccttgaaataaaaaaacttgagagggaggtgagatatgccttcaatgtacactgtatgctaactgtaacacaaatgtattaatcattatttttctttcctcccccagctccaagaagatgacacagctcaaaataaaaattaggtatattctcgtaaagtcaagtgagccatgacatatgagctcttattgtgagcacacaggacggtggcatctttctaaggttttttttattttcccagcaatcagtacaaccaagtcatcgttataaggcatcgccctcttttgcccacccccccagcaccaggtgtggccactagcctatatgaaggcccaaaattgtgtgttcctttctgctctgacaatggcatgcccattcgtgcgagatgtggtggatgaagaagcacttgtgctgaggagagccttcaggcgagaaagggtcttcagggaccggttggacccactggccttccctgatgaccatctatatgaaagatacaggttttctgcagatggcatcaggtatctatgcagactactgggtcccaggattaagcaccgcactgcacggagccatgcactgagtgtggagcaaatggtttgtgtggccttgcgcttttttgctagtggagccttcctgtactcagtgggggatgcagaacagctgaacaaggccacaatttgccgcacaataaggagtgtgtgtctggctatcaaagcattagcagatgtcttcatctccttccctggccacagaagactctgtgacatcaaagaggagttctataggattgcaggtaagaggatctacaaattacaggacaactgttaacacatagtaggatactcattactttgtgtgacaggtttccccaatgtcattggtgcagtggactgcacacacataaggataaaagccccctcaggtgcccatgaggccgattttgtgaataggaaatcctttcacagcattaatgttcaggtgaacataactttttgatattgtacattgacgaacactctgcattgccagtgatgtgcattgattggtgtaatattcctcatcttatgatttcagatggtctgcaatgctgactgtgtgatcagcaatgttgtggcaaaatggcctggctcagtccatgactccagaatctttcgggcctctgaaatctatcagtgcctatcacaaggtaagccacacaacccctatttataaccatcatggctgtgtcaagaatatcactgtgtttatgaggtagtaatgatgagattttgtgttgacaggtgaattctctggtgtgttgctgggagacagggggtatggctgccagccttttctcctgacacctttcacagaccc belongs to Salvelinus alpinus chromosome 28, SLU_Salpinus.1, whole genome shotgun sequence and includes:
- the LOC139557255 gene encoding uncharacterized protein isoform X3; the protein is MNGPKRTWQQVKIKYKNILQNAVKKNTHRQGTGGGSPKADLTPAEDMALELNKGRPVLEGIPGGKETSIGSSQDATRFIQVSGSTVFLLEPPAQAPDDADPGEGPSAAATAHDGDDDEEETISLDSRRHEDPDAIQWENQPGNISSQAIRKLYGNHLRRQIDLADIDIQYKKKKMENLALESEIKKRTIRKLDLEIKKLERELQEDDTAQNKN
- the LOC139557255 gene encoding uncharacterized protein isoform X2 — translated: MNGPKRTWQQVKIKYKNILQNAVKKNTHRQGTGGGSPKADLTPAEDMALELNKGRPVLEGIPGGKETSIGSSQDATRFIQVSGSTVFLLEPPAQAPDDADPGEGPSAAATAHDGDDDEEETISLDSRRHEDPDAIQWENQPGNISSQAIRKLYGNHLRRQIDLADIDIQYKKKKMENLALESEIKKRTIRKLDLEIKKLEREVRYAFNVHCMLTVTQMY
- the LOC139557255 gene encoding putative nuclease HARBI1 isoform X1 — encoded protein: MKAQNCVFLSALTMACPFVRDVVDEEALVLRRAFRRERVFRDRLDPLAFPDDHLYERYRFSADGIRYLCRLLGPRIKHRTARSHALSVEQMVCVALRFFASGAFLYSVGDAEQLNKATICRTIRSVCLAIKALADVFISFPGHRRLCDIKEEFYRIAGFPNVIGAVDCTHIRIKAPSGAHEADFVNRKSFHSINVQMVCNADCVISNVVAKWPGSVHDSRIFRASEIYQCLSQGEFSGVLLGDRGYGCQPFLLTPFTDPQEAQQAYNHAHARTRARVEMTFGLLKARFHCLHKLRVSPVRACDITVACAVLHNVACLRKERAPRVPPAMDWDNPAIFPDDDSGRLLRDQYVLNYFS